In Desulfomonile tiedjei DSM 6799, a genomic segment contains:
- a CDS encoding ABC transporter permease subunit, giving the protein MIRRIAWREFIEFIRDGRLPLVGGLFAVLLVVLLAVGWRQQSNLNMERTAAQGMDYNDWLHQKDRHPHDAAHQGMHVFKPIPRLSLIDPGIDPYVGSTIWLRSHRQSEVKFRPAQDATGLQRFGTLSTAWMLQVLGPLFVIVLGFSAFSGEREQGTLRQTLSLGVAPRQILWGKATALAGSLALLLLPALLLALIGAGSAFEQDRLDLLIRLMLLGLGYALYLGIAIFLTLAVSAIAPSSRVSLVLLIGLWITGVIVAPRIASDLSKDWHPNPTGVEFKTRLDNELEDRYRQVWKEKLGTEKRWGQELPLNRWGEALKVDDQAGYEVTDEHFSRLWDTFALQQRSQEWIGLAVPVLAIRGFSMGMAGTDFSHHREFAQAAERQRRLIQDTMSKDLIEHADPLGNQHFAYKASPDLWARVPPFEYSLPKVGFALRQNKTSLSVLLAGLLIWMGIAHLAMPRRA; this is encoded by the coding sequence GTGATACGGAGAATTGCTTGGCGCGAATTCATCGAATTTATCCGCGACGGTCGATTGCCCTTGGTTGGCGGTTTGTTTGCAGTGCTTCTGGTAGTATTACTCGCTGTCGGCTGGCGGCAGCAGAGCAACTTGAATATGGAGCGAACCGCTGCCCAGGGCATGGACTACAACGATTGGCTCCACCAGAAAGATCGCCATCCTCATGACGCAGCCCATCAGGGGATGCATGTATTCAAACCGATACCAAGACTTTCTTTGATCGATCCCGGGATCGATCCATATGTCGGTTCGACCATCTGGCTGCGATCCCATCGCCAAAGCGAGGTCAAATTCCGTCCCGCCCAAGACGCCACGGGTCTCCAGCGTTTCGGCACCCTTTCGACTGCCTGGATGCTGCAAGTACTTGGCCCGCTATTTGTGATTGTTTTAGGGTTCAGCGCGTTTTCCGGCGAACGGGAACAAGGTACTCTTCGCCAAACGTTAAGCCTGGGGGTGGCCCCACGGCAAATCCTGTGGGGCAAAGCAACGGCACTAGCCGGAAGCCTGGCACTCTTGCTCCTTCCGGCACTGTTGCTGGCTTTGATTGGAGCCGGATCGGCATTTGAACAAGATCGTCTTGACCTCCTGATCCGTTTGATGTTGCTCGGTCTTGGATATGCCTTGTATTTAGGGATCGCAATCTTTCTCACGCTTGCCGTATCGGCTATTGCCCCCTCGTCACGGGTCTCCCTGGTGCTGTTGATCGGCCTGTGGATTACCGGTGTAATAGTGGCACCACGTATCGCCTCCGATCTGTCCAAAGACTGGCACCCCAATCCCACGGGAGTGGAGTTCAAGACCAGGTTGGACAATGAACTTGAGGATCGGTATCGACAAGTGTGGAAAGAGAAGCTCGGCACCGAAAAGCGGTGGGGCCAGGAATTGCCGCTCAACCGCTGGGGAGAGGCGCTGAAGGTGGACGACCAAGCCGGCTATGAGGTAACCGACGAGCATTTTTCCCGTCTCTGGGACACCTTTGCCCTGCAGCAACGAAGCCAGGAATGGATCGGCCTTGCCGTACCTGTGCTGGCCATCCGCGGATTCTCCATGGGAATGGCGGGCACCGATTTCTCCCATCACAGAGAATTCGCCCAGGCGGCTGAACGTCAGCGGCGGCTGATCCAGGACACGATGAGCAAAGACTTGATTGAACACGCCGATCCCTTGGGAAACCAGCACTTTGCCTACAAGGCAAGTCCCGATTTATGGGCGCGAGTACCGCCGTTTGAGTATTCGCTGCCAAAGGTGGGCTTTGCCCTGCGACAGAACAAGACAAGTTTGTCTGTTCTTCTTGCCGGATTGTTGATATGGATGGGTATTGCCCATCTGGCTATGCCGCGCCGCGCCTGA
- a CDS encoding DUF3526 domain-containing protein: MTDTFRTFLLIFRHEGRVILADRSLWLVTAILASLIFYALYNGFNATTSRERTIANLRELQQEKQRSNIAQLARIMEGKELPDPFANPADPASIGSDMGGPFAVMPILPLAPLAFGQSDIQPDYYQITYRSKANFMYDTEIENPWNLLTGHFEPSFVIVYVLPLLIFSLSYNLLSAEREHGTLKMLLSQPVDLSTIVAGKIAVRALPVLACVTLLPAMVLLVLRPELLHIKNLSLLLLFIAETMAYGLFWFVLALLVNAWGGSSAANALVLITSWVFLVLILPIILNVMVSTLQPAPSRIELATRTRLIAIHTLNHYNDLLSADYRYTTQPEILLPKDGKIDVPKRRRGLFFLQRDQDQELQEMLNRFETQLAAQQALVDRFSFLSPAIVLSEGLTALAGSGTHRHLHFRGLVDRFHREWKAYFEPRILRGVAIKEADFQTMPAFTWKEQSFSAVVIDALVRLLQILIPTFIMVWLTRRLLFNYRVI, translated from the coding sequence TTGACCGATACATTTCGCACTTTCTTATTGATATTCCGACACGAGGGTCGGGTAATCCTCGCTGACCGCAGTCTGTGGCTGGTAACCGCAATTCTTGCCTCACTGATTTTCTATGCCTTGTACAACGGATTCAACGCCACAACAAGTCGCGAGCGAACGATCGCCAATCTGCGCGAGCTGCAGCAGGAGAAACAACGCAGCAATATTGCCCAGCTGGCCAGAATCATGGAAGGAAAGGAGTTACCCGACCCATTTGCCAACCCCGCCGACCCGGCATCCATCGGCAGCGACATGGGAGGTCCTTTTGCGGTCATGCCGATCCTGCCGCTTGCCCCGCTGGCATTTGGCCAGTCGGATATCCAGCCCGACTATTACCAGATAACCTATCGCAGTAAGGCAAATTTCATGTACGATACCGAGATAGAGAACCCGTGGAACCTCCTCACCGGGCACTTCGAACCATCTTTTGTGATCGTCTATGTATTGCCGCTGTTAATATTCTCACTCAGTTACAATCTGCTTTCCGCCGAGCGCGAGCATGGTACCTTGAAGATGCTGCTCTCACAGCCTGTCGACCTCTCCACGATAGTTGCCGGAAAAATTGCGGTGCGTGCATTGCCGGTTTTGGCGTGTGTGACCTTGCTGCCAGCCATGGTGCTTCTTGTTTTGCGGCCAGAACTTCTCCATATCAAAAACCTCTCCTTGCTGCTCTTGTTTATCGCGGAGACAATGGCTTATGGCTTGTTCTGGTTTGTTCTTGCTTTATTGGTCAATGCCTGGGGAGGCTCATCAGCAGCAAACGCACTTGTCCTTATCACCAGTTGGGTATTTCTGGTGTTAATTCTACCGATTATTCTCAATGTCATGGTGTCGACCCTCCAACCGGCGCCTTCCCGGATTGAACTCGCTACTCGCACCAGACTAATCGCCATCCACACTTTGAACCATTATAATGACCTTCTCTCCGCCGATTACCGTTACACCACGCAACCGGAGATATTGCTACCTAAAGACGGCAAAATTGACGTCCCCAAACGGCGTAGAGGGCTCTTTTTTCTCCAACGCGACCAGGATCAAGAACTTCAGGAGATGCTTAATCGATTCGAGACCCAGCTTGCTGCGCAACAGGCACTGGTCGATCGATTCAGCTTCCTCTCTCCGGCAATTGTCCTCAGCGAAGGCCTTACCGCGCTTGCCGGAAGCGGAACCCACCGTCACCTGCATTTCCGGGGACTCGTCGATCGTTTCCACCGTGAATGGAAGGCATATTTCGAACCTCGAATACTTAGGGGCGTGGCGATAAAGGAGGCAGATTTCCAGACGATGCCGGCCTTTACCTGGAAAGAGCAATCGTTTTCGGCTGTCGTTATCGATGCACTTGTCCGACTGTTGCAGATTCTGATTCCGACTTTTATCATGGTCTGGCTGACAAGACGTTTACTGTTCAACTATCGGGTAATTTGA
- a CDS encoding M15 family metallopeptidase: protein MTRTCAFFLVWCSVYSHLAALTRESSAWSLPDHFVYVEDVIPNVKVDLRYFTDRNFLGRRVDGYLKPRLILTREAAEALGKVREELNGFGLDLKIFDGYRPQRALNDFVRWAKDPSDMKTQTEYYPKFEKKEDLFKEQYLVERSSHSRGSAVDLTIVFSDRQGGTSELEMGTPFDFFGPESHPASALVSAECRAHRMLLQVIIMGPTL, encoded by the coding sequence ATGACAAGAACCTGTGCGTTCTTCCTGGTCTGGTGCTCGGTTTATTCTCATTTGGCAGCTCTTACTAGGGAGAGTTCCGCTTGGAGCCTTCCGGACCATTTCGTATATGTTGAGGATGTTATACCCAACGTCAAGGTGGATCTCCGCTATTTTACGGACAGAAATTTCTTGGGTCGACGTGTCGATGGATATCTCAAACCTAGGCTCATACTCACAAGAGAAGCGGCTGAAGCGCTCGGCAAGGTCCGGGAGGAGCTGAATGGCTTTGGACTGGACTTAAAAATCTTCGATGGTTACCGCCCGCAAAGGGCGTTGAACGACTTCGTACGGTGGGCTAAGGATCCCAGCGATATGAAGACGCAGACGGAATATTACCCCAAGTTTGAGAAAAAGGAGGACTTGTTCAAAGAGCAGTACCTCGTCGAGAGATCGAGCCATTCCCGAGGAAGCGCTGTTGATTTGACTATTGTATTTTCCGACAGACAAGGGGGAACATCCGAGCTGGAAATGGGAACCCCGTTCGATTTTTTTGGACCAGAATCACACCCCGCTAGTGCTCTGGTGTCGGCCGAATGTCGAGCCCATCGCATGCTCCTGCAAGTAATTATAATGGGGCCAACTCTTTGA
- a CDS encoding class I SAM-dependent methyltransferase: protein MHSSKTKFFNSQVEEEWAAVDYSDEKIVRIDRMLRLAQVRMGMKILEPGCGTGRLTRILADRVGTGGHIVAIDISEKMVEACLRKANWKAHVEVVCASVEEYPLPPREFDAVICHQVFPHFNDKLTALNVFSTILKPYGRLAIFHFINSAQINDLHRIAHEAVMEDLMPAEDAMTSMLDSVGFQIDIFEDDENGYLLISHLVH from the coding sequence ATGCATTCTTCCAAAACGAAATTCTTTAACTCTCAAGTCGAAGAAGAGTGGGCCGCTGTTGATTACAGTGATGAGAAAATAGTCAGGATAGACAGGATGCTGCGCTTGGCTCAGGTCCGGATGGGGATGAAGATTTTGGAACCCGGCTGTGGGACAGGGCGTCTGACTCGCATTCTGGCTGATCGAGTAGGCACAGGTGGACATATAGTGGCCATTGATATAAGCGAGAAGATGGTCGAAGCATGCCTCCGAAAGGCCAATTGGAAGGCCCATGTCGAGGTAGTGTGTGCCTCAGTGGAGGAGTATCCGCTTCCTCCACGAGAATTTGATGCGGTCATTTGCCATCAGGTGTTTCCCCATTTCAACGATAAGCTTACGGCTCTTAATGTTTTTTCCACAATTCTCAAGCCATACGGACGGTTAGCCATATTCCACTTCATCAACTCCGCTCAAATAAACGATCTGCACAGAATAGCTCATGAAGCAGTCATGGAGGACCTCATGCCGGCTGAGGATGCCATGACGAGCATGCTCGATTCAGTCGGCTTCCAAATAGATATTTTCGAGGATGACGAAAACGGTTACTTGCTGATTTCACATCTCGTTCATTGA
- the hydF gene encoding [FeFe] hydrogenase H-cluster maturation GTPase HydF, translating into MNEAPRGVRLVIAILGRRNAGKSSLINAIIGEEVSIVSDVPGTTTDPVAKHYELLPIGPATFYDTAGLDDFGELGRMRVKASRKILWRADIAVLVTDEQGLTEAEKELVREIKRLEIPLLVVFNKTDLETPRLEDKEYCASHNIGFIEISAKTNYGISDLREALISMTPPELKRDPMLVGDLIREGDTVVCVVPIDLAAPKGRLILPQVQVLREILDCDGVGVIAKERELEQALLNLKQKPSLVITDSQVILKVAADVAKDTPLTTFSTLFARFKGDLTQVLQGAATIDILQDGDRILMSEGCSHHVQSDDIGRVKIPRWITQYTGKELAFYVVSGHDFPEDLEKYRLVVHCGACMLNRTEMIRRINECKRRAVAITNYGIAISKVQGVLDRVIAPFLRQ; encoded by the coding sequence ATGAACGAAGCCCCCAGAGGAGTCAGACTTGTTATTGCCATTTTGGGACGCAGAAATGCTGGAAAATCCTCTCTGATCAACGCGATTATCGGAGAAGAGGTGTCCATAGTCTCCGATGTTCCCGGAACCACCACAGATCCGGTGGCCAAACATTACGAACTATTGCCGATAGGCCCTGCGACGTTTTACGACACGGCAGGTCTGGACGATTTTGGAGAACTGGGTCGAATGAGGGTAAAGGCCAGCAGGAAGATTCTGTGGCGGGCAGATATAGCGGTGCTGGTGACTGACGAGCAGGGGCTCACAGAAGCGGAAAAAGAGCTTGTCCGGGAAATTAAGCGTCTCGAAATTCCGCTGCTCGTAGTCTTCAACAAGACTGATTTAGAGACTCCAAGACTCGAAGACAAAGAGTATTGCGCTTCTCACAATATCGGATTCATCGAAATCTCAGCCAAGACAAACTACGGGATCTCTGATCTGAGAGAAGCTTTGATCTCAATGACGCCTCCTGAATTAAAACGAGACCCCATGCTCGTCGGCGATTTGATACGTGAGGGGGACACGGTGGTCTGTGTGGTTCCAATTGATTTGGCAGCCCCCAAAGGCCGTTTGATACTGCCTCAAGTGCAGGTACTGAGAGAAATCCTGGACTGCGATGGGGTAGGCGTGATCGCAAAAGAAAGGGAATTGGAACAAGCGCTCTTAAACCTGAAACAAAAGCCTTCTCTAGTCATAACTGATTCCCAAGTAATATTGAAAGTCGCTGCCGATGTGGCCAAAGACACGCCACTGACAACCTTTTCGACTCTTTTTGCTCGATTCAAAGGAGATTTGACCCAAGTGCTTCAGGGAGCCGCAACGATAGACATATTGCAGGATGGAGACAGAATTCTCATGAGCGAGGGTTGCTCGCATCATGTTCAGTCAGACGACATTGGAAGAGTGAAAATCCCGCGATGGATAACTCAGTACACAGGAAAAGAATTAGCTTTTTATGTTGTTTCCGGTCACGATTTTCCCGAGGATCTGGAGAAATATCGACTTGTGGTGCATTGTGGTGCCTGCATGCTTAACCGCACGGAAATGATCAGACGTATAAACGAGTGCAAGCGACGCGCTGTTGCTATCACCAATTACGGCATAGCAATCTCCAAAGTGCAAGGAGTTCTGGATCGCGTGATAGCACCATTTCTGCGTCAATGA
- the hydE gene encoding [FeFe] hydrogenase H-cluster radical SAM maturase HydE — MNTMLLAEIEDLLEGADDRFLFSRADEIRKSSLGDCVYLRGVIEFSNHCVKKCAYCGLRNPNSAVRRYRLTKEEILKATALLPEFGIGTVVLQSGDDYSYGKEFIGQIIQEIKSRCDVAVTLSLGDRREDEYRYWRDCGADRYLLKIETFDKGLHEKMRSGQIIEDRLDRLYRLRKLGYEIGSGAIVGLPGMDTNILAVDILALSRLELDMIAVGPFVPHPDTPLGKELPGDLMTSYRTVALLRIINPCANIPATSSLAVLNPEGKATALRSGANVVMPSITPEAVRACYTIYPGKNTNFSKAREEVEAVRAIIYQCGLVPSSSKGFCQRNES, encoded by the coding sequence ATGAACACGATGCTTTTGGCTGAGATCGAGGACCTTCTCGAGGGTGCTGACGACCGATTTTTGTTTTCACGAGCGGACGAGATCAGAAAGTCCAGCTTAGGTGACTGTGTTTACCTCAGAGGAGTAATCGAATTCTCGAATCACTGTGTAAAGAAGTGTGCCTATTGCGGACTGCGCAATCCCAATTCCGCAGTGAGACGCTATCGACTAACCAAAGAGGAAATCCTGAAAGCCACAGCCCTTTTACCCGAATTTGGCATCGGAACGGTGGTTCTCCAGTCCGGCGACGACTACTCATATGGAAAGGAGTTTATCGGACAGATTATTCAAGAGATAAAGAGCCGTTGTGATGTTGCAGTGACCTTGTCTCTGGGAGATCGGCGGGAGGACGAATACCGCTACTGGAGAGATTGTGGAGCTGATCGGTATCTTCTCAAGATTGAGACTTTCGACAAAGGGCTGCATGAAAAAATGAGATCAGGCCAAATAATCGAGGACCGGTTAGACAGGCTGTACCGTCTCAGAAAACTCGGTTATGAGATCGGGTCCGGAGCTATAGTCGGTTTACCGGGAATGGATACGAATATTTTGGCTGTGGACATACTGGCTCTTAGCCGGCTGGAATTGGACATGATAGCAGTGGGTCCTTTTGTTCCGCACCCTGATACTCCGCTGGGCAAAGAGTTGCCTGGCGATCTCATGACTTCATACAGGACCGTTGCGCTCCTCAGAATTATAAATCCGTGTGCCAATATTCCTGCAACCAGTTCTCTCGCGGTTCTTAATCCTGAAGGAAAAGCCACGGCTCTTAGGTCCGGTGCAAATGTGGTCATGCCATCGATCACTCCCGAGGCCGTGAGAGCATGCTACACCATATATCCCGGAAAGAACACGAACTTCTCTAAAGCCAGAGAAGAAGTGGAAGCAGTCAGGGCAATCATATACCAATGCGGCCTCGTTCCTTCTTCTTCAAAAGGTTTTTGCCAAAGGAATGAATCATGA
- a CDS encoding aspartate ammonia-lyase, whose translation MRWESDGLGQLEIDDEAYYGIHTLRALRNFDVSGCRVPRSFIISFAAVKKACALTNLELGYLEQRKGSAILKACDEIMAGRLHEHVVVDAFQGGAGTSTNMNLNEVIANRAIEVLGGHRGDYSVVHPLDDVNMHQSTNDVYPTALRVAALSDLQTLEVEISALQQSFQVKEQQFRDVVKVGRTQLQDAVPITLGMEFGSYAEALSRDRWRIFKSRERIKQINLGGTAVGTGLGAPRDYIFRVAENLRHITGLNVARAENLVDATQNMDSFVESAGMLKAYASNLFKIASDIRLLSCGPNAGFGEIKLPARQAGSSIMAGKINPVIPEMVSQVALRVMANDQAICLVAAMGQLELNQFLPLLAHSLLESVAILCGATRSFAEKCVQGIEPVIDRCTRLVQNSKIAATVLVPLIGYENVERIVKKAEAEDKTIVQAAIDEGFLSADQASRIFSPKRLHKLGFERHEHDAFG comes from the coding sequence ATGAGATGGGAAAGTGACGGACTGGGGCAACTGGAGATAGACGATGAAGCTTATTACGGAATACATACGTTACGGGCTTTGCGCAACTTCGACGTGTCCGGGTGCAGGGTTCCTCGATCGTTCATCATCTCCTTTGCCGCGGTCAAAAAAGCCTGTGCTTTAACCAACCTGGAGTTAGGGTATCTCGAGCAACGAAAAGGGAGCGCGATTCTTAAAGCATGTGATGAGATCATGGCCGGCAGACTCCATGAACATGTGGTCGTCGATGCTTTTCAAGGAGGAGCGGGAACGTCCACCAACATGAATCTCAACGAAGTAATAGCCAATAGAGCCATAGAAGTTCTTGGAGGCCATAGAGGTGATTATTCCGTTGTGCATCCTCTGGATGATGTCAACATGCATCAGTCTACCAACGATGTGTATCCGACTGCTTTGAGAGTCGCAGCTCTCTCCGATTTACAAACACTGGAGGTAGAGATATCGGCCCTTCAACAAAGCTTTCAGGTTAAGGAGCAGCAATTCAGAGATGTCGTAAAAGTGGGTAGAACTCAGCTTCAAGATGCTGTTCCGATTACGCTAGGAATGGAATTTGGCTCCTATGCGGAGGCTCTCTCCAGGGATCGGTGGAGAATCTTCAAATCTCGGGAGAGGATCAAGCAGATCAACCTTGGCGGTACTGCTGTGGGAACCGGTCTGGGAGCTCCGAGAGACTATATCTTTCGCGTGGCTGAAAACCTACGGCACATCACCGGCCTGAATGTTGCCCGGGCAGAAAACCTTGTGGACGCAACACAGAATATGGACTCTTTCGTTGAATCTGCAGGAATGCTCAAGGCATACGCAAGCAATCTCTTTAAGATAGCCTCTGACATAAGGCTGCTGAGTTGTGGGCCGAATGCTGGATTTGGAGAAATCAAGCTGCCTGCGAGACAGGCTGGGTCTTCGATAATGGCCGGAAAAATAAACCCGGTAATCCCGGAGATGGTGTCTCAAGTGGCGCTAAGAGTGATGGCCAACGATCAGGCCATATGTCTCGTGGCTGCAATGGGCCAGTTGGAGCTCAATCAGTTCTTGCCCCTTCTCGCCCATAGCTTGCTGGAATCCGTCGCAATTCTCTGCGGAGCCACGAGGTCGTTCGCAGAAAAATGTGTTCAGGGGATCGAACCCGTCATCGATCGCTGCACACGACTAGTTCAAAACAGCAAGATAGCAGCTACCGTCCTTGTCCCGTTGATCGGCTATGAGAATGTTGAAAGGATTGTGAAAAAGGCTGAAGCTGAGGACAAGACAATCGTTCAGGCCGCCATCGATGAAGGCTTCTTGTCAGCGGACCAGGCCAGCAGAATCTTTTCTCCCAAGCGCCTCCACAAATTAGGGTTTGAACGTCATGAACACGATGCTTTTGGCTGA